A genome region from Blautia coccoides includes the following:
- a CDS encoding uroporphyrinogen decarboxylase family protein, producing MSIVKFSESEMKRIGSYKIPGSYGSASVEQPRLSTPITPRENVLRVFRGEKPLWLPNMNRDMNLICPDMMPDAAARAFGGIDWFGVEWQYEPLTKAAMVKPGTRRLSDIVNWENELVFPDLNELDWEKDAEELYSMLPNDRFTYFVVYNGIFERTADLTNFEDTFCYLLEEPDALTAFFDRLIDWYIQLIKIAKKYYHADMILFHDDMGSQRAPFFSGEIYQELFIPQYKKLTQAVHEEGMYIALHSCGDVRMHIPNFIEAGFDAWEGQEGATDKDEIMELYGNSLIQLGNFNISGDITDEQAVQIIRKMIETRGKKGRCAYRIRDMRPVRGDVDLDDEMYRYSRMFYSGQ from the coding sequence ATGAGTATTGTAAAATTTTCAGAATCGGAGATGAAACGAATTGGTTCTTATAAAATACCGGGAAGTTATGGATCGGCAAGTGTGGAACAGCCCAGGCTTTCTACCCCCATTACACCAAGAGAGAATGTGCTTCGTGTGTTTCGTGGAGAGAAACCTTTGTGGCTGCCGAATATGAATCGGGATATGAATCTAATCTGTCCAGATATGATGCCTGACGCAGCCGCAAGGGCCTTTGGAGGGATTGACTGGTTTGGGGTAGAGTGGCAGTATGAGCCGCTTACCAAAGCTGCCATGGTAAAACCAGGTACCCGCAGGCTGTCCGATATTGTAAACTGGGAGAATGAATTGGTATTTCCTGATCTGAATGAATTGGATTGGGAAAAGGATGCAGAAGAGCTTTACAGCATGCTGCCGAATGACAGGTTTACTTACTTTGTGGTGTATAATGGGATTTTTGAAAGAACAGCAGATTTGACAAATTTTGAGGATACCTTCTGCTATCTTCTGGAAGAACCGGATGCATTAACTGCATTTTTTGACAGATTGATTGACTGGTATATTCAACTGATAAAGATTGCAAAAAAATATTATCATGCGGACATGATTTTGTTTCATGATGATATGGGATCACAGCGTGCTCCGTTCTTTTCCGGGGAAATCTACCAGGAGTTGTTTATTCCGCAATATAAGAAGCTGACGCAGGCAGTGCATGAGGAGGGAATGTATATTGCTCTGCATTCGTGCGGAGATGTGCGTATGCATATACCGAACTTTATCGAAGCGGGCTTTGATGCCTGGGAAGGACAGGAAGGAGCTACAGATAAAGATGAAATCATGGAACTGTATGGGAACAGTTTGATTCAGCTGGGGAATTTTAACATCAGCGGCGATATTACCGATGAACAGGCGGTACAGATTATCCGAAAAATGATCGAGACCAGAGGAAAAAAAGGAAGATGCGCTTATCGGATCCGTGACATGAGGCCAGTCAGGGGAGATGTGGATCTGGATGACGAGATGTACCGATACAGCCGTATGTTTTACAGTGGACAGTGA
- a CDS encoding uroporphyrinogen decarboxylase family protein, with product MAVLSYKENTLLALQHKEPEFLPMITDVQTYTPLGMDFVCEYTNVPGVAKDWFGQSWTYEPKIKAANPTPGIHLVPDITVWKDYMKFPDLSRLDWEGHAAADTKDWDRVHKLTRINDVFGPWERMFSVMDFQEALCALIEEPEACYDFFGAVADHKIRMYEYIIKYYKPDILCMHDDYGHGKGMFMSPDTWRVLLKPHLQRIIDMVTSMGVLYEHHCCGYFAPILDEIADMGCTASNTMHISNHPAELKKKNGHKMCYIGGFDTQYMDGLTVSEENIRASVRKTLDEMAPGGSYIALFALKTQGRNEIAADEIRRYSSRFYSSPRPDAL from the coding sequence ATGGCAGTTTTATCCTACAAAGAGAATACGCTGCTTGCCCTGCAGCATAAGGAGCCGGAATTTCTGCCTATGATTACAGATGTTCAGACCTATACGCCTTTGGGAATGGATTTTGTATGCGAATATACAAATGTTCCGGGTGTGGCAAAGGACTGGTTTGGGCAGAGCTGGACTTATGAGCCTAAGATCAAGGCGGCTAATCCAACACCGGGGATACATTTGGTACCGGATATTACAGTGTGGAAGGACTATATGAAATTCCCGGATTTATCGAGGTTGGATTGGGAGGGACATGCGGCTGCTGACACGAAGGACTGGGACCGTGTACATAAACTGACAAGGATCAATGATGTGTTTGGCCCATGGGAGAGGATGTTCAGTGTCATGGATTTTCAGGAAGCACTCTGTGCGCTCATAGAAGAGCCGGAAGCCTGTTATGATTTTTTCGGAGCTGTGGCGGATCATAAAATACGGATGTACGAGTATATCATCAAATACTATAAACCTGATATTTTATGTATGCACGATGACTATGGGCACGGAAAAGGAATGTTTATGTCCCCGGACACCTGGCGGGTATTGCTGAAACCCCATCTGCAGCGGATCATTGATATGGTTACCTCAATGGGGGTGTTGTATGAGCATCACTGCTGCGGATATTTTGCACCGATTCTGGATGAGATAGCAGATATGGGGTGTACAGCATCCAATACCATGCATATATCCAATCATCCGGCTGAACTAAAAAAGAAAAACGGGCATAAAATGTGCTATATCGGTGGATTCGATACCCAGTATATGGATGGTTTGACAGTCTCTGAGGAAAATATCCGTGCGTCAGTCAGAAAAACCTTAGATGAAATGGCGCCGGGAGGCAGCTATATTGCATTATTTGCTTTGAAAACACAAGGGCGCAATGAGATTGCGGCAGATGAAATCAGAAGGTACAGCAGCAGATTTTATTCAAGTCCCCGCCCAGACGCACTGTGA
- a CDS encoding IS110 family transposase — MIYVGIDVAKDKHDCFITNSDGEVLFKAFTIKNNLDGFDELYQKIESVMEDASKVKVGLEATGHYSYNLLGYLLDKGLATFVINPLHTNLYRKSLSLRQTKTDKVDAHTIASMLMSDVNLKSYSDTSYHNEELKSLTRYRFDKVKERAKLKTSISRLVCILFPELEKLVPTLHQNSVYELLYEFPGAKQVANAHLTRLSNLLETASKGHYTKETSIAFREAARTSIGSNMPAKSLELKHTIKLIRELDSEIEEIENEIKVIMDEINSPILSIPGISYRMGAMIIAEIGDFSQFDSPDKILAYAGMSPSTYQSGQLDNCYARMEKRGSRYLRYALFNATAYVCLWDPTYKAYLAKKRAEGKHYYVAMSHATKKLVRLIYHLERTGQQYQKAI; from the coding sequence ATGATTTACGTAGGAATTGATGTCGCAAAAGATAAGCATGATTGCTTTATCACAAACTCTGATGGCGAAGTCCTTTTCAAGGCTTTTACCATCAAAAACAATCTCGATGGGTTCGACGAGCTTTATCAGAAAATAGAATCCGTTATGGAAGATGCTTCTAAAGTAAAAGTAGGCCTAGAAGCCACTGGACACTATAGTTACAATCTTCTCGGATATCTGCTTGATAAAGGTCTGGCCACCTTTGTTATCAACCCGTTACATACTAATCTGTACAGAAAAAGTCTAAGCCTTAGACAGACGAAAACGGATAAAGTTGATGCCCATACAATTGCTTCTATGCTAATGTCTGACGTGAACTTAAAGTCCTACTCAGACACATCGTATCACAATGAAGAGCTTAAGTCACTTACTCGCTATCGTTTTGATAAAGTTAAAGAACGCGCGAAGCTTAAAACATCTATATCCCGTCTTGTATGTATCCTTTTCCCTGAGTTAGAAAAGCTTGTTCCAACACTTCATCAGAATTCTGTTTATGAGTTACTCTACGAATTTCCTGGTGCAAAACAGGTAGCTAATGCACATCTCACAAGACTTTCAAATCTTCTTGAAACCGCATCTAAAGGCCACTACACAAAAGAAACCTCTATCGCTTTTAGAGAGGCTGCAAGAACCTCTATCGGTTCAAATATGCCAGCTAAATCGCTTGAATTAAAGCACACCATTAAGCTCATTAGAGAGCTAGATTCTGAAATCGAAGAGATTGAAAACGAGATTAAAGTCATCATGGATGAAATCAATTCTCCAATCCTTAGCATTCCTGGAATCAGCTATCGAATGGGTGCCATGATTATTGCTGAAATAGGTGACTTTAGCCAATTCGACTCTCCAGATAAGATCCTTGCTTATGCAGGAATGTCGCCTTCTACCTATCAATCCGGCCAGTTAGATAACTGTTATGCCAGAATGGAAAAACGTGGTTCTAGATACCTTAGATATGCTCTGTTTAATGCAACCGCATATGTTTGTCTATGGGATCCAACCTACAAGGCTTATCTTGCCAAGAAACGAGCTGAAGGCAAGCATTACTATGTTGCAATGTCTCACGCGACCAAGAAACTAGTTCGGCTAATTTATCATCTCGAACGCACTGGACAGCAATACCAAAAAGCAATCTAA